TCTTTGATGATGTTATAGAAACTTTCATTTGTCTGCGGGCTTACAAGCTGTGGCCGTGCGGTTTTGTCAACATGCACGGCCGCCGGACACTTTCCCACCATAAAATCTGTACAATCAAATGTGATCGTCATAAACTGAGCCGTATATTCTGCCCCATGAATATTCTTGTAGCACTTGTTCCTTTCTTCATATAATGTTGCCGGTGCGAAGGGCATGAATTCCGTTCGTTTTAATTGCTGGTTGAGCCAGAGATTGACCGAGGGATCGGTTGCGTGGTAGAGGATGGACCTGTTGCCGAGGGCCCTGGGGCCGTATTCCATCCTGCCGTTGAATCGTGCTACGATGTTGCCGTCCGCAAGAAGTTCCGCAATCCGTCTTTCAATATTTTGAGGTCTTTCCGGTTTAAGCCCGGCCTGATGTATGGCGGAAAGCATTTCTTCCTCAGGATATTCCGGTCCCCAATAGACATCATCAATACGTTCGGTCTGAAGAGAGCTCGTCTCCTGGGTATAAAGTGCCATGGCTGCACCCACGCAACATCCACCATCCCCCATGTTCGGGTGGATGAAGATATTTTCCACCCCGTCGATCTCGAAAATACGCTGGTTTGCCTTAACGTTTGCGACGACACCGCCGGATAGTGCGACATTCTTTATCCCGGTTTGTTTTACATAATACGCGATATATTCGCATGCGATGTCCTCCAGAACCTTCTGATAGGCTGCTGCAACTGCCGGTTTTGAAAAACGGGATGCCAGATAGCGTGAGAAAACGAAATTATGCGGCAGATGATAATAAATATCGCCGTCGGATGTTTCGAAGAAAGAGCGTACCGTATCATAGAGGATGTCGGCTTTTTCGTATGCGGCTAATCCGACGATTTTGCCTTCGTGCCGGCCGGGCTTGAAACCAAGCGATGATGTTACCTTTTCATAAAATTCTCCAAGACTGACAGGATGCTTCAGGGCATGTATCCGTTCTATCCCGCCATTGCGGCCGATGGAGACACTTCCGGCAAGCCCGCTTCCATAACCGTCGAGTGTAATAAGCAGTGCCTCGTCAAAGCCTGAGGTAAAGTAGGTATTTGCGGCATGACAAAGGTGATGGTCGAAACGTTGCAGTTTATGGTCAATGCCGAATTTCTGCAATCCCTTGATCAGCTCTTCCTGCCAATGTCTGTGGTCCCGGCTTGCTCCTTCCACCCATTGTTTTCTTTTACGTCTTCCCATTATGGTGCCTATCCATGAATAGGTACTCAGCATTCTATATGCGATGTTCATATATCCCGGCTTCTTCATGTACAATTTTTTTTCCGTAAGAGCCGGTATGTTGTATTTTTTTTCCGGTTGTTCCGGCAAGTTCCGCATGTGATGGAAAAGGTTTTGAGGAGGATATACTTTTTCTTTGTCGGCATGCCAACGTGCTGAGCTTCTCATCAGCTCCGATTCCCTTTGCCAGTCATAAAATGAGTATGCGACGTGATCGACCGATTGAGCGGTAAGCCCGTATCGCTGGAAAAGCTCTTGCAAAGCCAGATAGGGGAACCCGGCATGTATCTTGATCCGGCTCAGTCTTTCTTCAGCAATTGCAGCGATCACTTTCCCGTCTTCCAGCAGGCAAACGGTAGCGTCTTTGTCTAAGGGGGATATACCGATAATTTTCATGAAAGATTTTCCTCCAGCATCTTTGTATATGCCTCTCTTATGGTAAGGAAATCCGCGTGATAGGTTTTCTGAATGTAAGTTACAACATTTTCAATGGTTCTGAAAAAGTTCTGTTTATCCTGCGGCGTGGTTACGTAGGCCGTACTGCCCGGTCGTAGATCCGAGCTGTGAAAAAAAAGGTTAATAACGCTGTTGCCGTTATGGATGTTCATGTCAATACAGCGACAAATATCTTCGGTAGTGTAACCTTCCGGGGTAATGGCTACTTTTCGCAATAATTTCAGGCGCCACAAGATTCCGATCACATGCAGCCTGGCAACCTTGGGGGTGGAGAGAATGCGATACAACTTATTTGAGAACTGAAACCAGGGGAGAGTAAATCCTGCTGTGGCCGGTATCTCCAATAGCGAACGCTGCTTTCCTTGTGCAAGGCAGTTCTCGAAATCGGGATAATAAGGATAAAGAAGGGCGTTGTCGTACGAAAAATCCTTTTCGCTATAAAAAGGTCTGATGCTGGAGTCGACTTGATAGCCATAATGCGCTAATAAACGCATGATTTTCCCGTCCATACCCCATCTTCCTGAACGGAAAGAAAAAGGATGTATGCCGAAGCGTTCCTTGATAATATCGGTAAGCTTTTTCAATTTCCTTTCTACCAGGAGGATGGGCAGATTGATTATAAATGAGTTATGATCGTTGATTTCTTCCGTGACAGGAGGGTTGCACCATGGATGCAGATGAGCACCGATGTCGCACTCCTTTTTTTTGAAATAGCTCTTTAAAGTCGCGCAGTTTTCTTCTTTTTCCACGACGGCATGGTCAACAAAGTAGGTTGGAATAATGGAAAGAGACCGGCAAAGATCCTGGAATTCATGAATGTACGAGATATTCTCCGTCGAGTACGGTGGAACAGGGAGCGGCCCGGACCAATCCCATTCCTCTTCCGTGTCTATGGTGATTAAAAAGATAACTCGTTTTTTCATTCCTGAATTGCTTCGACGTAATTTCTAAGAGTTGGAAATCTTTATCCGTGAAAGAAGTACCTGTGATCCTACCACGAAAGAAACGATTTTCGATACTCAAAGAAGCCTGACATGCTCAATCGATAAAAGCTTTTACGTGCTGATATGTCATTGCCCACACCGACGCGAGGGATAGAAAGTGGATGGTCCTTGCCCGGATTGTACAGTCCGTAATCCGTGGCAAACGCGCATTTGTAGCCGTAATGAGCCAGTAATTTCCTATGTTCTGGTGAGTAATCCTTTCCAAACTGGCCATTCGGGTAACAGAACGCCCTGATCTCATGCCCTAACTTTTTTTCAAGCCTTATTTTCGACCCGGCCAATTCTCCTTCAAGCAGTTCCTCCGGTGTGTTTGTGAGAATTCTGTGGGTAGCGGTATGGGAGCCGAATTCAATCAGTCCTTCTTTGTCCATCTTGAATACTTCAGGCCAGGTCAACATCCCGAAATCATCTATGTAAGTGGATCGGTCGAAGCCAACCTGGGAGACAACCTGCTGCAAAAGAGCGGATCTTTCATTGCCGTGCTTTCTCTTCAGGTATTCCACCTCCATGTGGTAAGCTTCATAATATTGTTTTTTCGAGAAAAGAAAGTTTGCCTGTGGGTTGGTAAGCCGGAGGTTTGCTTGCTGTTTTCCGGCTTCGAGAATGGTCAGCAATAGTTCGTCAACCCAGAAAAACCGGTCCGAGTTTATGTAATCAACAGTAAGGAAAATAACGGTTGGAATCCTGTATCTTTTCAGGATCGGGTAGGCGACAGTCATGTTATTCCTGAAACCGTCATCCAGGGTGATTAAAACGGAATGATCAGGGAGGGGGTTGTCTGTTGCCGCCGCCGACAAGACTTCATTTAATGAAACGGGGTTATAGTATTTCGCGAGCCAGGAGATCTGTTGCTCGAAGATGCGCGCAGGTAACAATGTCCATGCAGAAGGAGGATTTTTGCTTTGTGTAACTCCATGATACGTCACTACCAGAAGGCGTTTCCGGTATCTGTGCCGCAGAAATCGGCTGACGCCTGCAAAAAGCAGGATGTTACAGAAGGCAATCTTTGTGAACTCCTTAAATGTCATTTGTTTTTTATACGGGCTTTCAGCCAGTTCCACTCTCTTTTTAGATTTGTCTTTGCACAACATCCGGCAACATCAGACAGGATTCTACGAAAAAGTCCGGGCATTGTGTAACGGAATGGCGATGAACTGTATTGTCCGCTGCCGGGGCTTTTCCTTTCGTGAACGGGATGGACGGATTCGCCGGGGTCCGGGATCCATCCGTTCTGCAGGGCCAGGACCATGGGGCGTGTCAGGAATCGTGTTTCACGGCTCTGTAATTCTTTGAAACTTTCCGTCAGGAAGAACCGGCAACGTTCAATGAATCGCTTGCGATTCTCGGATGGGGCGTATCGAGCTGCAAGATAAAAGACGACGCTTTTCCGAAGGTCCTGGGCGGCCCACGTTTCGTTAGGGTATTCAAGGACTCCGGGCCTTGTCAAAGTCGGGTATTCATTCTCTGCCATCCAGCCTGCATAGTGCAGCAGGGTGTCTTTTGCATAAACGTAATCATTGTCGAACTCGTTTAATTCACTCTTTTTCTCAAGATACTTCCCGGTTGCAACCAGAAAAACCGTATAGGACCACCAGCGTTCGACATTATTCAAGTCGCGGGAGGCGATGTTGTCATTCGGGTGCACCGTGCCCTGGATCAGGCGGGTTGCGATATCGAGATATTTCCTGTCCGACGAAAGCTCAAAGGCATCTAGAGCCGCGGAAAGGCAATTTCCGGTGCCTCGGTCAAGAGGAAAACACGGCCATATTCCCGCTTCTCGTTTCCCGCGCCACCAGGAATGCAGATATTTCTTTGCTCTCAGAAAAGATGCGAGAATGGTTTGCGGCCCTTTCAAGGAGAGGTAACACCAGTCGGCGAGCCTGAGTACCTCCTCCCGGAAACGAGGATTCCCGGTCAGAAGATGATGAACCATAAGTCCTGTTGTATAACAGTGTTGCGCGGCAGGCCCGCCTCCAACGAATGCGGGGTTTTTGTGTTTCAAGTGTTCCCTGGATGAACTTCGATGAGTACTGAGTCCGGCATCCAGGTAATGGTCGGTGTGCCAGAAAAGGCCGTGACAGTATTCCTCACGGTCTTCATCCGTATGGTTGATATCAATGTCAATGACATGACGGGCCAGATCCGAGGCCAGCCCCGCCCATCGGAAGTCGCCGGTGCGGAAATACTCGCGATAAAAAGAGGCGACGGCATCGTATTGGTTATTGTAATGTGAGACAAAAGGCCTCTTCCCCCTGTGGTAGACCGCCTCGTGGTCGGCGTACAGTTCCCCGAAATTACGCCATCCGTATTCGTCGACCATTTCCCGCTTGGCCATAAAATTGTTCGGTCCTTCAAGAGCTGCGGCCGTAAATTCCAGGTATTGGGGGTCGGCTGGCTCGCCGCCGGTAATGTCGTTGGACAGCCCGGACTGCCCGATCGTTTCCTGTGAAAATGTTATCTCCGGTGGCCCAAGTCCCCAACCCGCCTGATCCAGAGTAGTTGCAAAATCAAGATGAAGAAGATGTGTTTTTTGCTCCCCCCCCTGTAATTCATGCAAGTCTGGAAACTTTTCCGGGAAGAATGATATATTTATCATATCGTCATGGAATCCCATTGCTTTGGGGAATTCCTGCCAGAATTGCGAAAGGACGACAGAAAGTCCGTTGGTGCTTGGTCCCGCCCAGAGAATCGGCCCGGCCCTCTTCCCGGTCATTATGACATGATCATCCTGCAATACCTGATATCCTCGTATCGTCATAGGGACATTGCCGTTTCGGTTCCTATGATTGGGGCTGCACCAGTTTTCACCGCCGCTCGACTCCTGGTAAATGATTAGTGGCCCGCCTTTCTCGAAAGTCCGCCATGGTTCCCCGATAGAGGTTTTGTAATAATAATCGGCGCCGAAGTCTTTATTCAGGGACAGAGACACAACGAGTTCCTTGAACAAGAATGAAGAAGGATCACCAAGATCCCAGATTCCGTCCGGATGTTTTGCCGCTCGGGAATTGTGGAGTGTAAACTCGATGCATGTTTTTGCAGTCCCTGTATAAAAATGCAGTCTTGCCTGGAATAAGAGTTTTTTGTCCCGGCCGAAATGGCCCTTGATATTGAGCGTTAAGCGGACCGGACCACGGGCTTCAATGGCTGTTTTTTCAATGACGGCAGGCAACTTCAGGTTATCCTGATCTTTTAGCCAGAGGTCACTGCCGGTATCACCGAGGATATCCTGTCCCTCTACCCGTACCCTCCGGAAAGGGAGCAGCCTGGAAGAATCCAGGACAAAAAAAGCGGCGCCGGTATCGATCTCGATCATATTGCCGGCTGAATTGCAGTATATTACCTCCTGCGCATGTTTCAAGGTCTTCACGGGTTCAAGACGCAGATGGACCTGTTCCTCGGGTGCCATGTCGACGAGGAAATCACAGCGCAGCCATTTAACGCTTCTGTCCGGCCAGTGGGCCAATGGTGTTGTCTGAACCGGGATTGACCGGCCCTTCCCGTTGAGAACAAAATCGCTGTCCTGCTTCACGATGCCTTGCGGGCAGGGAATGCCGATCGTGGCCGGGTATCTTGTTCGTTGGAGATGGGATGGATTTGTGATTTTTATTTGCATCTATCGACGATGGGAAAAATATTTTTCCTGCCGGACTTTTTTAAGCTTTCGGCAGGAGTGAATCAGAAGCTGGGCCATTCGCCCCTGCCCGCAAAATAGAGGTAGATCGCTTCCAACTGTTGCACCCTTTTACGGAAATTGAACCTGTTCTGGATACGTTGCCGGGCCATCCGCCCCATCCGGGATCGGAGTTGCGGCCGTTGCAGGAGTTCTGTGACCGCATCGGCAAGAGAGGCGGTATCCCCCGCCGGGCACAGGAGTCCGGTTTCATGTCCCAGAACAACTTCCGGTATGCCGCCGACGTCCGTCGAGACGACGGGAACCTCCAAGGCCATGGCTTCAAGTATCGTGTTCGGCAGTCCTTCCGTCCGCGAAGTCATCAGGAAAAGATCGAAGGATGCATAAATATCGGAAAGGTCGGTCCGGTGACCGGTAAAATGAACGACATGACCCAGGCCCATTCCGGCAGCATCTGATTTGGCCTTTTCCAGTTCATTGCCGAGACCGTCGCCGACCACAACGAATTTTACATTAGGCATCCGCGCCGTCACTTGTCGTACCACCTCAAAAAAGGTCGGCAAATCCTTGTCGTAGGTGATCCTTGCCACGGTCCCCACCAGGAGATCACCCTTTGCCAAGTTGAGTTCTTTTCTCAGTACGGGTTCCGCCAGGGAGCGCGACCAGGAAGCAATGTCGATTCCATTGTACAGCACCTGGACATCGTTCTCCTTCAGACCGCCGCGGATCAAGCGCTGCCGTGTATCTTCCGATATTGTGAGAATCGGGAGCGCATGACGCTTCATCAGCCACAGAATGAATCTCTTGCGAAACAGGAACCTCAGGTACGCCACGGTCTTTGCAAATGATTCCCTGTCGTACTCGGCATGAGAGTGGCAGGTGTGCATGATACGCAGTCCGGGCACGAGATATTTCAGGAGGGCTCCGTAGAGGAGTGTTTTGTCATCGTGTGTATGGACTAACGTAATCCTTCTCTGCCGGACGACCCGTCTCAAAGAACCGATGCATTTCCGATCCAGAAGATTTCTGTCGACAAAATCCACGTAATCAATCCCGAGTTGCCGTGCCATGTCGGCAATCCGGAATTCCCGGTCCTCCGGTTGACGGATGTATGTAACCAGTACCTCAACTTTTGAGCTGTTGTGCATGGCTGCGGAGTGCAGAATGGTTTTGTCCGGCCCTCCACCTCCTTTGTAGGTCCCGCGTACATCCATGATCCGGATCGATTCCACCGGTAGATACCCTTTCAGGTTTGTTTTCGGATCACGCAGGGGTTTCCAAAGACAACCGAGTTTTCCGGGACATCTTGATTGACCATGGCATTGGCACCGATCCGGCAGTTATCACCGATCGAAATTTCTCCGATGATCTTGGCGCCGGCGCCGAACAATACATTATTCCCGATCCTGGCTGCGTTTCCGCTTCCACCCCTGTCTCCGATGGTGACATGATGGTAGATCGTACAATTCTCTCCGATGACGACCGACGGATGCAGGATGATCCCTCCAAAATGATGAATGCGAAGCCCTGGGCCGATGGTGCATTCCGCCGGGATGGAGATCCCCGTGGTGATTTCCGTCAACCGTTCAACCAGGAAACGAAATGGCTGGGCGGGTACGTGATGCCTGTGAAACCAGTTGAAGAAACGATACACGATGATTGCCTGGAATCCCTGGGACAAGAGTCCCCGGATCATCGGTCGCAGGGTGGATTGCCCGGAACCCAATCTTTTGAGATCGTGTTTTATGTTTCGGAACATGACGGAATCACTGAGGTTTGAAGCACTCCAGCCATAAAGAAAAGATGAACAGGCTCCAGAGTACGGTTCCGTGGTCTTCTTTTCCCGACAGGTGCCTGTCCCATAGAGTACGAATCTCCGGGAGATGAAAATAGGGGGCCATCTGCTCATTCGCAAAGAGGGCGTCTTCGGCCATGGGTCTCAGTTCATGGCGGAGCCAGTCCGCCAGCGGGACGACAAAACCATGTTTTTCCCTGTGGATGATGTCCTTCCCGACGATTTCCCCAAACGCTCTTTTCAATAGATATTTTTGCGTGGTCCCATGCAGTTTCAAAGAGGAGGGGATCCTCGCCGCATATTCTATGATCTTATGATCCAGGAGGGGAGAGCGAACCTCCAGGGAGTTGGCCATGCTCATGCGGTCTACCTTGGCCAGGATATCGCCCGGAAGATAGAGCTTCAGATCGGTATATAAGATCCTGGACAGATGATCCGGGCCATTTGCCTTGTCGTAAAATTTTTTTACATGCCCCGAAGGATCATAAGCCTCAACTTCTTTTCGGAAGCTGTCGGATGCCACCCGGCGTAATTGCCGGTCTGTGATAAAGGTGTTTGTAACATAGAAGGCTTCCGCCGGCGAGAGGAGGGAGGATCTACAGAGCGAATGCAGCCTCTTGAGCGGTCCCCTTTCCGCTTCTTGGGTGAATCGCATGACACCGCTGAGCAGGGATCCGGGAACCCATTGCCGGGCAAGGTTTTCATACCGGTCCACGGTATATTTGTCATAGCCGGCAAAGTTTTCGTCCCCGCCGTCACCCGACAACGCGACGGTGACGTTCTTTCTGGCAATTTCCGAAACATAATAGGTCGGCACCATGGAGGAGTCGGCAAATGGTTCGTCACAGTGCCAGACCAGTTTTTTGATGATCCTGGCCGGTTCGTCATGGATATAATATTCGTGATGGTCGGTCCCGAGTCTTGCAGCGAACGCCTTCGCGTACACGGCTTCATCGTGTTTTTTGTCGTCAAAACCGATGGTGCAGGTCTTGACAGTCCGGTCTTTCGTCCGTGCCATCAAGGCGACGATGCCGGACGAATCCACCCCGCCGCTCAGGAAGGCCCCGAGAGGCACATCGGATATAAGTCTGCACCGTACGGCCTCTTCTATTTTATGGAGAAGTTCTTCTTCAAGTTCCGTGATGTCCGCCCGAACAGGCCTTGAGAAATCTACATCCCAATATTCCGTGATCTTCAAGGCTCCATTTCGGTAGGTCAGATAATGCCCCGGTTCCAGTTTCCGTATTTGGCGATAGATACTTTTGGGATGAGGGACATAGAGGTATTTCAGGTAATCGATCAGTGCGGTCGGATCGATCTCCCTTCCGACGCCGATTTCGAGGAGGGACTTGATTTCAGAGGAAAAAGCAAACCGGTCTTCGGCAAAATAATAATAGAAAGGTTTCTTGCCGATCCGGTCTCTCGCGGCGAACAGCCCGCCCTCCAGCCTGTCCCATATTGCGAAGGCGAACATCCCTCTAATTTGTTCCAGACAGGCCGGTCCGTATGCCGCGTAGCTGGCAAGAAGGACCTCCGTGTCGGTCCGGGTGTGGAACCGGAATCCCCGGTCTGATAATGCGCGACGCAATTCCTGAAAATTATATATTTCCCCGTTAAAAACAATCGTAAATCTCCCGTCGGCGCTTGTCATCGGCTGTCTGCCGTCCCCGGAAAGGTCGATGATCGAAAGTCTTCTGTGGCAAAGTCCCATACTTGCATCCAGAAAGATGTCGCCCATGTCAGGGCCCCTATGGGTCATGACAGCGTTCATCCGTTCCAGCGACTTTTCCGGAAAGTCTCCCAGCATATTCCGGGTAGCTCCTGCAATACCGCACATCGATCTGGACCTCCGTTGAAGCTTTGCTTGTGGTGTCGGGGGCGGAACCGTCAGAAAATGGCGCAGAATCTTGCAAGATAATACACATTATAGAGGAGAAGCAGATGGGGATATTGTCTCATACCCGAGTTATGTCGAATCTTCAGTCCGGCTGAGATCATCAGGGGGGTTTGCCACAGGATAATCATTGCATAAAGCCATGTGGTTTCCGCTCGTATGACGAGCAATATAAAAATGAGCAGCACAAAGATCCCAAAATAAAAGGGAAGGACAAGACTCGGCACTTCTTTGAATCGAAAACCATGTCTGAGGGCTCCCCGGTAATTACTTTTCCCGCGCCAGAGTTCCTTGCGGAAGAACTCCCGGATTGTTCGCGCCTCTCCATGATGGATCGCTTTGATGTCCGGATCCGAGATGATTTTTCCCTGTGCCGAGAGGCGATAGGAAATGTCCACATCTTCACAGGTGGTCAAGGTTTCGTCAAAGCCTCCAACTTGTTCAAAAGCATCTTTCCGCACGAATAGATTCATCGATTCCAGCCAGTCCGTTTCCCGGAGTTTTTCCTCCGGATTCCGTACCAGGAGCCAGGTTTGTTGTACCCAGGTCGGGTTTGCGGGAATATACGGTGGCGATCCGAAACAGGCGACATCTTCCCGTTGAAAGTACCGGGAGGCACTTTCAAGCCAGTCTCGTTCCACCGTACAGTCTGCGTCAAGAAAAGCGAGCACCTTGCCCCTCGATTTTTTTGCTCCGTAATTTCTCAGCGCTGAGACCGTAACCCCGGGTCTTCGGTAGACGATTCCTCCGCAGGACTTTGCAAGGTCTGCCGTTCTGTCCGTCGAGCCATTGTCCACCACGATCACCTCGTATTCCTTTGAAGAGAACGTATTTGCATGGATCGATTTCATGCAGCGAACAATATTCATTTCTTCGTTTCTTGCGGGTATGATGATGGAGATCAGGATCATGAATCATTCAGTCCGACTGCAACCTGTGGAACTTGGTCCATGTGACCGGCTGTTTGTTCAATATTCCCTTATAGATTCCGTATAATGCCGCTCCATTCATCAGGCAGAAATAATAAGGAAACAGGAATGTTTGTAATGGGTGGTCTCTCCGCTTTACCACGAAACCGGTGAAGGCGAATCCGTAGAAGAGAAACTGGACGGCCAAGATCATGCGGTAACCCGGCTGTCCGTAGGACAGGGCGAGGTGAATATTTGCAAGAAACAATGAAATCAGGAAAAAAGGCGCAAACCAGCGCAGCAGTTTATGTGACAGATAACAAAACATCTCCCGTGTGACGAGGGATGAGGGGATCCCCTGCCTCTGCTTGAGCGACTGGATGGCTCCCGCGATGACCCTTGCTTGCCGGAAGAATTCCTCCCGGGGAGAAAGAAAATTCCGTTCTTCTGCGATCGCTTCTTCTTCGTATATCAGGCGGTGACCGCTCGAGACGATCGTCATAGAAATTACAAAGTCGTCCAGAATGGTATCCGGCGGTGGTGGTACGAAAAGTTCTTTCCGGATGGCGTACAGGCCGCCGTCGGCCCCGATCATGGATCCAAGATCCGTCTCTTTCCGCTGGATCCAGCGTTCATAGATGTAATAGATTGATCCGGATTTCCCCAAAGTTGTTTCCTCGCCGCGGAGGATTACGTCCGCGCTGACGGCCCCTACGGAAGGGTCGGCGAAGTTTTGTACCAGTTTACGTACGGCATCCCGTCGGCACATGGTGTTGGCATCGGAAAAAATGATGATCTCACTGTCAATCTCCGGGACCGTCTTGTTGATCACCGCTGTTTTCCCTTCTCGGGTCTGATATTGCATTAGGGTTACGCGATCCTCATCCTCCCGGAACTTTTGTATCCTTTCTCGGGTGCGGTCCGTAGACCCGTCGGAAGCAATGATAAACTTGATTTTGTCTGTTGGATAGTCCAGTTCAAGGCAGTTCCTGATTTTCTCTTCGATGACTTCCTCTTCGTTATATGCACAAATCAACAAAGAGACCGTTGGAGTGATCTCCTGTTTCTTGATCTTCCTTCGATAAAAGAGAGTGACGATTCCCAAGATAAGCGGATAACCGACATACACGTATCCGAGCAGGAGAAGTGAGAACCGGAAAACAAGGTGTGTGAAAAACCGGAGCGGAATCCGGCCTAAGTGGAGAGCGAGACAGATTGCATAGATCGACAGCACTGCCATGAACAGGTGGATGATACAGCGGTTCC
This is a stretch of genomic DNA from Deltaproteobacteria bacterium. It encodes these proteins:
- a CDS encoding glycosyltransferase family 2 protein, with product MIPFLEVTAFLSLLILLYTYIGYPLLLVVLRFVIPKKEILREKTGASVSLLISCYNEEDVIRSKLENCLSLDYPKGKLDILVVSDASTDQTDSIVREYEDRGVRLVRQEKRMGKTSGLNLAIPLAKGELIIFSDANAIYRKNAIKKLVRNFHDPTVGYVVGQARYTDPGRTMAGKSENLYWNHETLIKKMESDLHSIVGGDGAIYAIRKDLYEPLLETDINDFVNPLQIILKGYRGIYEPAAISYEEAAGTYEKEFRRKIRIVNRSFSGLMRLKGVMNPFKTGIFALEVISHKLLRWFSPLFLFLFFVSCFLLSASGRSVYQFTFLFIVAFTGMAYLGMLLSEKHIRAPLVPYAYYFILMNIASLLGIAKSLQGNIISTWNHARGQEDKVSENLLTRNRCIIHLFMAVLSIYAICLALHLGRIPLRFFTHLVFRFSLLLLGYVYVGYPLILGIVTLFYRRKIKKQEITPTVSLLICAYNEEEVIEEKIRNCLELDYPTDKIKFIIASDGSTDRTRERIQKFREDEDRVTLMQYQTREGKTAVINKTVPEIDSEIIIFSDANTMCRRDAVRKLVQNFADPSVGAVSADVILRGEETTLGKSGSIYYIYERWIQRKETDLGSMIGADGGLYAIRKELFVPPPPDTILDDFVISMTIVSSGHRLIYEEEAIAEERNFLSPREEFFRQARVIAGAIQSLKQRQGIPSSLVTREMFCYLSHKLLRWFAPFFLISLFLANIHLALSYGQPGYRMILAVQFLFYGFAFTGFVVKRRDHPLQTFLFPYYFCLMNGAALYGIYKGILNKQPVTWTKFHRLQSD